The Bradyrhizobium sp. LLZ17 genomic sequence AGCTTCTTGCCGGACTGCTTGGCGAGGCGCAGCAGCGCATGCGCGACGCGCTGCTCGACCTGCTGCGTCGACATTTCAAGGATGCGGGTGTGGCTCTCCTGAAGCCGCGTGCCGACGGCCTGCATCGTATTGGCGGCAAGCGCCGGAAAGCGTTCGAGCAGTCGCGGCCAGGCGGCGGTCGGCCAGATCAGGGCGACGCTGTCGTCGACCGCGGTCGCGGTTGCCGGGTATTGCGCGAGCCCGATCGCCATGGCGAGCCCGAAGGTTTCGCCGGGAGCGACATAGCGCACTACGATCTGCTCGCCCGTCGGCGTGGTCTTGGCCGCGCGGACATGGCCGTGCAGCAGCAGAAAGAACGACTGTGCATCCGCACCCTGTTCGAAGATGGTGCTGTGCCTGGGGTAACGCGCTGAATGCGCCTCGCGCAGGACCTCCTTGAGATCGTCGGGCTTAATCCCCGCGAACAGCGGCAAATGCGCCACCAACGACGTGTCCACCTTGGCCATTCTGTCTCCTTGGCGCTCGGGAGTGTGATGGCATCTGCAATCGTCCGGGTGTTTGCGATAGCGCAAATCCCTCCGGCCCGACGGCAGTATTTTTCCATCTGACGATCTGATCTTCAGGAGTGCCCCATGGCCAGTGCCCGATCCCGCAACTTTGAGGGCTGGCCGCTGTTTG encodes the following:
- a CDS encoding Crp/Fnr family transcriptional regulator, producing MAKVDTSLVAHLPLFAGIKPDDLKEVLREAHSARYPRHSTIFEQGADAQSFFLLLHGHVRAAKTTPTGEQIVVRYVAPGETFGLAMAIGLAQYPATATAVDDSVALIWPTAAWPRLLERFPALAANTMQAVGTRLQESHTRILEMSTQQVEQRVAHALLRLAKQSGKKLDQGIEIDFPISRQDIAQMTGTTLHTVSRILSGWESQGLVESGRQRIILRDPHGFVVLAERSADSAS